GCCTTGCCGCTTCCGGACAGGACTCCGGAATACAGTTTACCGGCAACACTCCGTCGCGTCAACGAAATGGGGCATTTCCGGGTCTCGGCGGGGTAATCCGGGCGGTGCTACAGGAAATACTTGATCACGGCGAATCCGCCGATGAGAAGCACGGTAAAAAGAATGGCCAGCCAGTTGAAATGCCGGTCGATGAAGCCCTTGATCGGCACCCCGAACCTCCAGATCAGGAGCGCCACCAGGAAGAACCGGGCGCCCCGGGAGACGACCGACGCGACCAGGAACATGGGCAGGTTCACGTCGAAGGCCCCGCCGGAGACGGTGAAGACCTTGTAGGGAATGGGGGTGAAGCCGGCTGTGAAAATGATCCAGAAGTTCCAGGTCTCGAAGAGTCCCTGGATGTAACGGAACAGGTTCACGGTGAAGCCGGGAACGTTATCGAAGAAAAACAGGGCCACCGGCGAGAACACGCCCGGCCCGTCCCACCAGACGAAGTACCCGATCCCGTAGCCCAGAAGAGCACCCAGAACGGAGGCCATCGTGCAGATGGCGGCGAAACGGAAGGCTTTTGACTGGGCTCCCAGCACCAAGGCGATGAGGAGCGGGTCCGGCGGAATGGGGAAGAACGAGGCCTCCGCAAAGGAAAGAACGAACAGGGCCGGCGCCCCGTAGGGGGTGTCGGCCCAGTGGAGGACCCAGTCGTAGAGGCGTCGCAGGAGCTTCATCCGCAGGCATGTCCGTGAGTGAATATGGGCGGCCCGGCGTCGGCCGGACCGGCAGTGTTCCCTATCTCATTTCCCCGGCCCGGACAAGTCAATTGGTCATTTTTTTCAGGATCTGCTCCAGTTTGCGGATCTCCTCCCCGTAGCCCGCCCAGTTGCCCTGCCGCTGCATCTCCAGGGCTCGCTGATAGGACTTCATGGCCTCCGCCGCGAGATCGCGGATCGATGCCTGCTTCTCCGCCACCGGGGCCGCTCCCGCCGCCGCGGAGGCGACGGCCGCTTTCCGGGCTCCGAACAGGCGCTGGAGGGCCAGGTCGAGGTTCTCCTCCATCACCACCTCGTTCTCGTAGGCGACAATGACCCGCCGCAGCTCAGGGAGCCCGACGGCGTCCGAGGCGGCAAGGTACAGCGGCTGCACGTACAGGAGGGACCGCTCGATGGGGATGACCAGGAGGCTTCCCCGGATCACCCTCGAACCGTGCTG
Above is a window of Syntrophaceae bacterium DNA encoding:
- a CDS encoding DedA family protein; its protein translation is MKLLRRLYDWVLHWADTPYGAPALFVLSFAEASFFPIPPDPLLIALVLGAQSKAFRFAAICTMASVLGALLGYGIGYFVWWDGPGVFSPVALFFFDNVPGFTVNLFRYIQGLFETWNFWIIFTAGFTPIPYKVFTVSGGAFDVNLPMFLVASVVSRGARFFLVALLIWRFGVPIKGFIDRHFNWLAILFTVLLIGGFAVIKYFL